One segment of Etheostoma cragini isolate CJK2018 chromosome 23, CSU_Ecrag_1.0, whole genome shotgun sequence DNA contains the following:
- the utp20 gene encoding small subunit processome component 20 homolog isoform X2, translated as MKIKSKSSYHKSENTYRFLTFAERLANVNIDVIHRIDRTGSYAEEVETYFSEGLTKWRDLNLTEHFTTFLKEVSNQSQSFNMLVFHQKSIVESLKTHLAVKNSLAYQPLLDLVVQLARDLQTDFYPHFPDFFILITSLLDTKDTEVLEWAFTCLSYLYKYLWRLMVKDMTNIYSLYSTLLEHKKEHIRKFAAESFSFLMRKVPDLDGLLSHVFSDLQEHPDKAEGAGQLLFEMCKGVRNMFHSCAANALPVALRKLGPSTNPAASLPWDTVRDALDHMAQAAANHIDGQHFLVLWESLQVSVVEVLGVLEEKGQEAAQQLERLLFILHTLVSHKDGAKITKPEAVCQTVLQLIQSSSLSASCSRLLLQITSSLLLGENVTLPKALVQETVQKVFASTMEQDVILEFTKEMFTMKQFEQLFLPSLLRFTAGLFGCSDRLSRHCGLDALVSLILAKAPPPTDGSMAFETYPLLFTGQTTGVFNSNEAGDARDAISEQPAVPELVLSLIQFPEEQDHSISDLSLPWAALVLLPHLRPIAPDSVVPAVTAYLNHLLCEIETGKLEKAGLFVARQALSCLLTLDGSAQLLSLVTVDKIDSILRRFPTDLSALLLGDLYYTRLSLSGVSEHLSHSALLELHQILHANLSSNISKIRLLTLRILSMFEAELPPQTEGEENVEVQPVFAVCLQAELVPASVQDYRDKLLHLRKLRHDLVQRSLPQGPPGTFQQVPLRYLIAMLFVNFRPLWDAVIELLVSHARGMDNKDFWRVYHEQLEMVAGLAEKELQDSGEDDEEEECGLQGQPGCDVIESGDLGVLFLEQLKLTSNPNERTDFPNFRSLLWRCMTEFPDRVEPRSRELSPLLLRFIRNEFYRADLLVAPTQDLRKVTDADLEESGMAGEEEEEREEEEQEAQEGGRQQRKALPRRAAAKQLIVHLKVFAKFTNPRSLYMESRLIELYNQLLCHQDQQIQRVALECVLTYKDSNIVPYKENLERLLDDKHFKEEIVHFNITEETGVVTASHRAKLIPLLMRILFGRLRSKAGSKFQGKASASTRSSIILRFLAGCQEEELGIFIDLLLEPVSHHSQGSCLAAVEKAVAETDVAAVLPLGRQHSLLNIINVLIQKLGHLIHSYLPKVLQILLCVTASVSTLLDNNRDQLRAGCISPLKNLRRLGILRIQDFFDGFDSYSFSEDELDAVFQAIIWPQVCRLPTESPYSPTPLLKLIHVWCKNARYFPLLAKQRPNQPEFDILLNVFSLLSAKNASPVTIAMVMDIAESLATAEDFVATEAETELSVNGCVFPEPKEGALVTAVSLSKGSRVLLPHVSTLLQYLSGVVRNTERLRKKKFRAHVAKELNILSKVSRFVSDREQSSVLISLLLPYLQKCHNPEETEIDVLATVQNLLRQCVQPSAFLRPLSKLFSIIHNKLPRQALTNVFQTLSDLEPSLTYITDLATKLNAFDSRHLDEIYFDVRLAAFQDATNRVKNMTTLDLDYISTIMHNCFHTFEIGDMSLGDNATLCLSAVITQLAAVGAGEQLYKDIVQHTILDAVHKGLRSKTESVQHEYTSVLACLVKTFPTRKEFRDLVQLTNYNDLESDFFEHMKHIQIHRRGRALRKLAKQLTEGQVVMTPRSLQNYIMPYAMTALLDEKMLKHESMISASVEVVGAVCRRLTWSKYLYYLKHFVHILQTAQAEQKLAASLLVTVLEAFHFDHDTLNREMEAAKAREAGSVAVDADDEEQAAADESDASDDEETMDVDCKTVPSDIAMETDTTSGGKVVLCKEAAPLEAKGPGAPSKPSAVASGLPQSKEELESLISGIHTTVSNSVLPRLHKCLTAKIKRDDEHKAVKSKDVKDEEVARIPIAFAMIKLMQSLPVHIMEANLPGILIKVCVVLRNRFQEIRDVARGTLVKIIETLGCKYLQYLLKEMQGLLAKGYQVHVLTFTVYQLLFVLSPTLKSGDLDPCMNMLIDIFNNELFGPVAEEKEVKGIVSKLMEARHSKSMDSYELLARFCSKESVTKLILPLKEILETSCSLKVCNRVMAVLRRLVLGLLVNVGMTSHDILLLCHSLVSQSLPLITKRDREKASAKPPPDPRLPPPSCLLLPPTPKRGGQKAPVSSRTNMHILVDAGLKLLHLSLKKSKVTSSEASALEMLDPFVLLLLDCLNSMHVKVITEALVAFTWLLKFPLPAVEQNADELTKHLFVLLKDYSKAGAARGENYNLVQNCFKAITILVKNVKSNQISETQLQVLLGYAEEDIYDQSRQATAFGLLKAILSRKLIVPEMEQVMKKVAKLSVTGSNAMIRIHCRQIYLKYLLDYPLGKKLREHLDFVVAQLPYEHDTGRESVLEMLAYIFQTFPQKLLLQHSGLFFAPLALVVVNDDSARCKKMAAMAIKTLLTQLDLNNQNTLFSLVTTWLNAEKASLRRLGAQVCGLFVEVEEERFARRMDDLLPLLEKEINPDNYEDIEEEQEERGADRLLFSFLTLISKLSQHCGLLELSKPHDTLSRIWGHIEAHLRYPHCWVWLTASQLFGQLFAAHQAEQLVALWRGEEMDASPLSPATAFITSRLDKRMRELALCFCHQLQSKFLDTASGEQVIKNLLYVGKVIYLVSPECDITPPQEEVKERENEEEEEEEEVEDKDDRPPSLLWLMKKLSLMAKREAAYTPKVPLKRTCVFKFLGAIAMDLGKERLGPYLATIITPLYRELDSTYADQDPTLKNLAQELIELLKRHVGLERFSLAFSAVQKEFSQRRVTRKRHRAMQAVANPEIAAKKKLKKHKNKIEAKKRKIEFLRPGYKAKKHRSHALKDLAMVQ; from the exons ATGAAAATTAAATCCAAGTCTTCGTATCACAAGTCTGAGAACACGTACAGG TTTCTCACGTTTGCTGAAAGACTTGCCAATGTTAACATTGATGTCATCCATCGCATTGACAGGACTGGGTCTTATGCAGAG GAAGTAGAAACATACTTTTCTGAAGGACTGACAAAATGGAGAGACCTCAACTTGACCGAGCATTTCA CTACATTTTTGAAAGAGGTTTCGAACCAGAGCCAGTCATTCAACATGCTGGTTTTCCATCAGAAGTCGATAGTGGAGAGTCTGAAAACGCACCTGGCTGTCAAGAACAGTCTGGCCTACCAGCCACTGCTGGA TCTGGTGGTGCAGCTGGCCAGAGACCTGCAGACTGACTTCTACCCCCACTTCCCTGACTTCTTCATCCTGATCACCTCACTGCTGGACACCAAGGACACAGAGGTGCTGGAGTGGGCTTTCACCTGTCTCTCCTACCTCTACAAATACCTGTGGAGGCTCATGGTGAAGGACATGACAAACATCTACAG TTTATACAGCACACTGTTGGAGCACAAGAAAGAGCACATCCGCAAGTTTGCAGCAGAGAGCTTCTCTTTTCTGATGAGAAAG GTCCCAGATCTTGATGGCCTGCTGAGTCATGTGTTCTCAGACCTGCAGGAGCACCCCGACAAGGCGGAGGGAGCGGGTCAACTGCTGTTTGAAATGTGCAAAGGAGTCCGAAACATGTTTCACTCCTGCGCTGCAAAT GCTCTCCCTGTAGCTTTGCGTAAGCTCGGACCCTCAACCAACCCAGCAGCCTCTCTGCCGTGGGACACTGTTAGGGACGCTTTGGATCACATGGCCCAGgctgcagccaatcacattGACGGACAACACTTCCTGGTTTTATGGGAGTCCTTACAG GTCAGTGTGGTGGAGGTTCTGGGTGTTTTGGAGGAGAAAGGACAAGAGGCAGCCCAGCAGCTGGAGAGGCTGCTGTTCATTCTCCACACCCTGGTGTCCCACAAGGATGGCGCAAAGATCACCAAGCCGGAGGCTGTCTGCCAG ACGGTGTTGCAGCTGATTCAGAGCTCGTCTCTGTCGGCTTCTTGTTCCCGTCTGCTCCTCCAGATCacctcctctctgctcctcgGGGAGAACGTCACCCTGCCCAAAGCACTCGTCCAGGAGACGGTCCAgaag GTGTTTGCCAGCACAATGGAGCAAGATGTGATACTGGAGTTCACCAAGGAGATGTTCACCATGAAACAGTTTGAGCAA cTCTTCCTCCCCAGCCTGTTACGCTTCACCGCTGGGTTGTTTGGCTGTAGCGATCGCCTGTCTCGCCACTGTGGCCTGGATGCACTGGTCAGTCTGATCCTCGCCAAAGCCCCGCCCCCCACAGATGGCTCCATGGCCTTTGAAACCTACCCACTGCTCTTCACCGGACAGACCACAGG AGTGTTCAACAGTAACGAGGCAGGTGATGCCCGCGATGCAATATCAGAGCAGCCCGCGGTGCCAGAGCTGGTGCTGTCGCTGATCCAATTTCCCGAGGAGCAAGACCATTCCATCTCGGACCTGTCACTGCCTTGGGCCGCGCTGGTGCTTCTGCCACACCTCAg gcCCATTGCTCCAGACAGTGTTGTTCCCGCTGTGACTGCTTACTTAAACCACCTTCTGTGTGAGATTGAGACAGGGAAACTGGAAAAAG CTGGTCTGTTTGTAGCCAGACAGGCCCTGAGCTGCCTCCTCACTCTGGACGGCTCTGCCCAGCTTCTCTCACTGGTCACTGTGGACAAGATCGACTCAATACTACG GAGGTTTCCCACTGACCTGTCGGCCCTGCTGCTAGGAGACCTGTACTACACCCGCCTGTCACTCAGCGGTGTTTCAGAGCACCTATCCCACAGTGCACTGCTGGAGCTCCACCAGATACTGCACGCCAACCTCTCCTCCAACATCTCCAAG atCCGCCTGCTGACTCTAAGGATTCTCTCTATGTTTGAGGCAGAGCTTCCCCCACAGACTGAG GGTGAGGAGAATGTGGAGGTGCAGCCGGTGTTTGCAGTTTGCCTGCAGGCGGAGCTGGTGCCGGCTTCGGTGCAGGACTACAGAGACAAGCTGCTTCACCTCCGGAAGCTGAGACACGACCTAGTGCAGCGCAGTCTGCCTCAGGGGCCGCCCGGCACCTTCCAGCag GTGCCTCTGCGTTACCTCATCGCAATGCTGTTTGTCAACTTCAGGCCACTGTGGGACGCAGTCATTGAACTTCTAGT GAGCCATGCCAGAGGGATGGACAACAAGGACTTCTGGAGGGTCTACCACGAACAACTGGAGATGGTTGCGGGACTGGCTG AAAAAGAATTGCAGGACAGCGGcgaggatgatgaagaggaagagtgTGGTCTTCAGGGCCAGCCGGGCTGTGACGTCATTGAAAGTGGAGACCTGGGGGTGCTGTTCCTAGAGCAGCTGAAGTTGACATCCAACCCCAACGAGAGGACGGACTTCCCTAACTTCCGAAGCCTGCTGTGGCGCTGCATGACGGAGTTTCCTGACAGAGTGGAACCACGCAGCCGGGAGCTGAGCCCGCTGCTGCTCAGGTTCATCAG GAATGAGTTCTACCGCGCCGACCTGCTGGTGGCACCCACTCAGGACTTGAGGAAGGTGACTGACGCTGACCTAGAGGAGTCTGGGATGGctggggaggaagaggaggagagagaggaagaggagcaggaggcgCAAGAGGGAGGCAGACAACAGAGGAAAGCTCTTCCAAGGAGAGCTGCTGCAAA aCAGCTGATTGTCCATCTAAAAGTGTTCGCTAAATTTACCAACCCTCGCTCCCTCTACATGGAGAGCCGCCTCATTGAGCTCTATAACCAG tTGCTCTGCCATCAGGACCAGCAGATCCAGCGTGTGGCACTGGAATGTGTTCTCACATACAAAGACTCCAACATAGTGCCATACAA ggaGAATCTTGAAAGGCTACTGGACGATAAACACTTCAAAGAGGAGATTGTTCATTTCAACATTACTGAAGAAACAGGAGTGGTTACTGCTTCGCACAGAGCCAAACTCATCCCACTGCTTATGAG GATCCTGTTTGGCCGTCTGCGCAGTAAAGCAGGAAGTAAGTTCCAGGGGAAGGCGAGCGCCTCCACCCGGTCCTCCATTATCCTGCGTTTCCTGGCAGGTTGCCAAGAGGAGGAGCTGGGAATATTCATCGACCTGCTGCTGGAGCCCGTCAGCCATCACAGCCAAG GTTCATGCCTGGCAGCAGTGGAGAAAGCCGTGGCGGAGACGGACGTGGCTGCCGTCCTGCCGCTGGGCCGTCAGCACAGCCTGCTGAACATCATCAATGTGCTGATCCAGAAACTGGGCCACCTCATCCACAGCTACCTGCCCAAGGTGCTGCAGATCCTGCTGTGTGTCACCGCCTCTGTGTCCACCCTCCTGGACAACAACCGGGACCAG CTGCGCGCGGGTTGCATCAGTCCACTGAAGAACCTGAGGCGACTCGGTATCCTGAGGATCCAGGACTTTTTTGACGGCTTTGACTCCTACAGCTTCAGTGAAGACGAGCTGGATGCTGTCTTCCAGGCTATCATCTGGCCTCAG gtGTGTCGCCTCCCCACAGAGAGTCCTTACTCCCCCACTCCTCTACTGAAACTCATCCATGTGTGGTGCAAAAATGCCAG gtACTTCCCCCTCTTGGCCAAACAGAGGCCAAACCAGCCGGAGTTCGATATTCTCCTTAATGTCTTCAGCCTCCTCTCAGCCAAAAACGCTTCCCCTGTGACCATTGCCATGGTAATGGACATAGCTGAGTCCCTAGCAACCGCTGAAGACTTTGTTGCCACAGAGGCCGAGACAGAGCTGAGCGTCAACGGCTGTGTGTTCCCAGAGCCTAAAGAGGGCGCTCTTGTCACCGCGG TCTCATTAAGTAAGGGCTCCAGAGTGCTGCTGCCTCACGTATCCACGCTGCTGCAGTATCTCAGTGGAGTCGTACGCAACACCGAAAGACTCAGGAAGAAGAAGTTCAGGGCACACGTGGCCAAAGAGCTCAACATCCTCTCCAA GGTCAGTCGATTTGTGAGTGACAGGGAGCAGAGCTCGGTGCTCATCAGCCTGTTGCTGCCCTACCTCCAGAAATGCCACAATCCTGAA gagACAGAAATCGACGTCCTGGCCACAGTGCAGAACCTGCTGCGACAGTGTGTGCAGCCCTCGGCCTTCCTGCGGCCGCTCAGCAAACTCTTCTCCATCATCCACAACAAGCTCCCCAGGCAGGCCCTCACTAatgtcttccag ACTCTGTCAGATCTGGAGCCTTCACTTACGTACATCACAGATTTAGCAACAAAG TTGAACGCGTTCGACAGTCGACACTTGGATGAGATCTACTTTGACGTGCGTCTGGCGGCGTTCCAGGACGCCACCAACCGGGTCAAAAACATGACGACTCTGGACCTGGACTACATCAGCACCATCATGCACAACTGCTTCCACACCTTTGAG ATTGGTGACATGTCGCTGGGAGACAACGCCACCTTGTGTCTGTCGGCAGTGATCACCCAGCTGGCGGCGGTCGGGGCTGGAGAGCAGCTCTACAAGGACATTGTACAACACACCATCCTGGATGCTGTACACAAGGGGCTTCGCAGCAAGACAGAG AGTGTGCAGCATGAGTACACGTCGGTGCTGGCCTGCCTGGTGAAGACCTTTCCCACCAGGAAGGAGTTCAGAGACCTGGTGCAGCTCACCAACTACAATGACCTCGAGTCTGACTTCTTCGAGCACATGAAGCACATCCAG ATCCATCGCCGGGGCCGTGCCCTGAGGAAGTTAGCCAAGCAGCTGACTGAGGGCCAGGTGGTGATGACACCGCGTTCCCTCCAGAATTACATCATGCCGTACGCCATGACCGCCCTGCTAGATGAGAAGATGCTCAAG CATGAGAGCATGATATCGGCGTCGGTGGAGGTGGTAGGCGCTGTGTGTCGGAGGCTGACATGGTCCAAGTACCTGTACTACCTCAAACACTTTGTCCACATCCTGCAGACAGCGCAGGCGGAGCAGAAACTGGCTGCCAG TTTGCTGGTCACGGTGCTGGAGGCTTTCCATTTTGACCACGACACCCTCAACAGAGAAATGGAGGCTGCCAAGGCCAGAGAGG CCGGGAGCGTTGCAGTGGACGCAGATGATGAGGAGCAAGCTGCAGCCGACGAATCGGACGCAAGCGACGACGAGGAGACGATGGACGTAGACTGTAAGACTGTTCCATCGGATATCGCCATGGAAACGGACACCACCAGTGGAGGCAAAGTTGTCCTGTGCAAAGAAGCAGCCCCCCTTGAAGCCAAGGGGCCCGGAGCTCCTTCTAAGCCCAGCGCAGTGGCCAGCGGGCTGCCGCAGAGCAAAGAGGAGCTGGAGTCTCTGATCAGTGGCATCCACACCACTGTTAGTAACAGCGTGCTGCCTCGCCTGCACAAGTGTCTCACCGCAAAG ATAAAGCGTGACGATGAGCACAAGGCAGTGAAGTCGAAGGATGTGAAGGATGAGGAGGTGGCGAGGATACCGATAGCCTTCGCCATGATCAAGCTGATGCAGTCTCTGCCTGTACACATCATGGAGGCCAACCTGCCCGG GATCCTGATCAAGGTGTGTGTGGTGCTGAGGAACCGCTTCCAGGAGATCCGCGACGTGGCGAGGGGAACTCTGGTGAAGATCATCGAGACTTTAGGCTGCAAGTACCTGCAGTACCTCCTCAAAGAGATGCAGGGGCTCCTGGCCAAGGGCTACCAG GTCCACGTGCTAACATTCACAGTGTACCAGCTGCTGTTCGTCCTCAGTCCGACCCTGAAGAGTGGAGACCTGGACCCATGCATGAACATGCTCATTGAC ATCTTCAACAACGAGCTGTTCGGGCCTGTGGCCGAAGAGAAGGAGGTGAAGGGGATCGTCTCCAAGCTGATGGAGGCACGACACAGCAAGAGCATGGACTCCTACGAGCTGCTGGCCCGGTTTTGCAGCAAGGAGAGCGTCACCAAGCTAATTTTGCCACTTAAGGAG ATTCTGGAGACTTCCTGCAGCCTGAAGGTGTGTAACCGGGTAATGGCCGTGCTGCGGCGGCTGGTCCTGGGTCTGCTCGTCAACGTGGGCATGACTTCTCATGATATCTTACTGCTGTGCCACAGCCTGGTCAGCCAGAGTCTACCGCTAATCACCAAGAGAGACCG AGAGAAAGCCTCAGCTAAGCCTCCCCCAGACCCCCGACTGCCTCCCCCCAGCTGTCTGCTCCTGCCTCCAACTCCAAAGAGAGGGGGTCAGAAAGCTCCAGTCAGCAGCCGGACCAACATGCACATCCTTGTGGACGCTGGCCTCAAG CTGCTCCACCTGAGTCTGAAGAAATCTAAAGTGACGTCGTCTGAGGCCTCGGCGCTGGAGATGCTGGATCCTTTCGTACTGCTGCTGCTCGACTGCCTCAACTCCATGCATGTCAAG GTGATCACAGAGGCTCTGGTGGCGTTCACTTGGCTGTTAAAGTTCCCACTGCCAGCAGTGGAGCAGAATGCCGACGAGCTGACTAAGCACCTCTTCGTCCTGCTGAAGGATTACTCCAAGGCCGGAGCCGCCCGCGGGGAGAACTACAACCTGGTCCAGAACTGCTTCAAG GCCATCACCATACTGGTGAAGAATGTCAAAAGCAACCAGATCTCTGAGACACAGCTGCAGGTGCTGCTGGGATACGCCGAAGAGGACATCTACGACCAGTCTCGCCAGGCCACCGCCTTCGGCCTGCTGAAG GCGATTCTGTCCAGGAAGCTCATTGTCCCAGAGATGGAGCAGGTGATGAAGAAAGTGGCCAAGCTTTCTGTCACCGGCAGCAACGCTATGATCAGAATCCACTGTCGACAG ATCTATCTGAAATACCTGCTGGACTACCCACTGGGAAAGAAGCTGAGAGAGCACCTGGACTTTGTGGTGGCCCAGCTGCCCTACGAGCACGACACAGGCAGGGAGTCTGTGCTGGAGATGCTGGCCTACATCTTCCAGACTTTCCCTCAG AAACTGCTTCTGCAGCACAGCGGCCTGTTCTTCGCCCCGCTGGCCCTGGTCGTGGTCAATGATGACTCAGCACGCTGTAAGAAGATGGCCGCCATGGCCATCAAGACCCTGCTGACCCAGCTGGACTTGAATAACCAGAACACCCTGTTCTCCCTCGTCACCACTTGGCTGAATGCAGAGAAG GCCAGCCTGCGGCGTCTAGGGGCTCAGGTTTGCGGTCTGTtcgtggaggtggaggaggagaggtttGCCCGTCGCATGGACGACCTGCTGCCCCTGCTGGAGAAAGAGATAAACCCTGACAACTACGAAGAT AtcgaggaggagcaggaggagagaggagcagacAGGCTGTTGTTCAGTTTCCTGACTCTCATCTCCAAACTGAGCCAACACTGCGGCCTGCTGGAGCTCAGCAAGCCTCACGACACACTCAGTCGTATCTGGG GTCACATCGAAGCCCACCTGCGGTACCCTCACTGCTGGGTGTGGCTGACTGCTTCGCAGCTTTTTGGTCAGCTGTTTGCAGCCCACCAGGCGGAGCAGTTGGTCGCTCtctggagaggagaggaaatggatgcttcccctctctccccgGCCACAGCCTTCATCACCAGCAGGCTGGACAAGAGG ATGAGAGAGTTGGCGTTATGTTTCTGCCATCAGCTACAGTCCAAGTTCTTAGACACGGCGTCAGGAGAGCAG GTGATCAAGAACCTGCTGTATGTCGGCAAGGTTATATACCTGGTTTCCCCTGAGTGTGACATCACACCTCCTCAGGAAGAagtgaaggagagggagaacgaggaggaagaggaggaggaggaagtagaAGATAAGGATGATCGGCCTCCCTCCCTGCTGTggttgatgaagaagctgtcGCTGATGGCCAAGAGAGAGGCAGCATACACTCCCAAAGTTCCCCTGAAG AGAACGTGTGTGTTTAAGTTTCTGGGCGCGATAGCCATGGACCTGGGGAAGGAGCGACTCGGCCCCTATCTGGCCACTATCATCACTCCTCTGTACAGGGAGCTGGACAGCACCTATGCTGACCAAG ATCCCACCCTGAAGAACCTGGCACAGGAGCTGATAGAGCTGCTGAAGAGACACGTGGGGCTGGAGAGATTCTCTCTGGCCTTCTCTGCTGTCCAGAAGGAGTTTTCCCAGAGGCGTGTGACACGTAAACGACACAGAGCCATGCAG GCGGTGGCTAACCCAGAGATCGCAGCCAAGAAGAAACTCAAGAAGCACAAGAACAAAATCGAAGCAAAGAAGAGGAAGATCGAGTTCCTTCGGCCCGGATATAAAGCCAAGAAGCACCGGAGCCACGCGCTCAAAGACCTGGCCATGGTGCAGTGA